Below is a window of Apodemus sylvaticus chromosome 5, mApoSyl1.1, whole genome shotgun sequence DNA.
GCctcagctgagcagtggtggcgcacgcctttaatgctagcacttgagaggcagaggagcagatttctgagtttgaggcctgcctggtctacagagtgagttccaggacagccagggctacacggagaaagcctgtttcaaaaaaccggaaaaagaaaaaaaaaagaaaaaaaagaaaaaaaaaaagaaagactggcCTCAGTCGCCCTTCCAAGGCTGGCATGGGGCAAGAGTCCTGGGAGAAACTCCAAGTGACCACAGTTTGGGAGTAGCAGTCACCATGTTATAGGGTGTCTGTGTCCCAGCAAGACCCTGGCTAGTATCTGTCGACATCCACTGGCACAGTTCAGAGAGACGTGCGAAGGACTGTAAACACCGTTACCTTGAATCCTCGTAGCAAATCTACAGCACAACCTTCTCCTCATTGCGTCAGTCAGGCTCCAGGTAGCAGCAGGGGCGTGAAAGGTCAGGCAGGCACAGGTGAACTAAAGGTGAGCACAGTTTTCCATGCTCTCCCACCACTGCGCAGCCTGGCTGTCCTCTCTGTCACAGAGAGATGTTGTCCCTGTAGTTGGATTGCACGGGAAGCCCTCTCTAGGCCCCCAAGGTGAATCTTATGAGATACACCCACCTCTGGCATCCTGGAATCTTGATTGTCAATTTGACGGAATCAACAATCACCCAGGAGACAAATCTCCGGCTGTATCTGTGAGGACATTTCTGGAAAGGTCTGAAGAGGAAAGACTTTTTTCCCTGTAGTGGATGGCACTTCTCACAGCTGGTCAAGATATAAAGGGATCCCtgaaaagaaaggggaggagctcACAGGACCCCAGCCATCCCTGGGACTTACATGCAGCTAATGGTTGATGAGTTGAGGGGAGAGAGGTGGTCATCCTTCCTTAAGTAACTCTTCTGAGGCTCAGAGTCACACAAAGACATAAAAGTAGATGAGGTAGTTGGGAGAAGCAGGGGGATTAGCAGGAGTTGGGAGTACAACAAAGAAGGTTCTGGGGCGAGGGTATGGCTATGGCGGAGGCAGGCTTGCATATACatgaaatgtcacaatgaaacccaCGTAATGGCTACGAATGAACACATGGGGCCAGgcgtgcctgactcactataaaaggagctgtcctcctgctcatggctggcctctactcccTGCCGccgccaggcaactgtggggcagagcctagaagaacTGCAAACAGAGCCCAGtagcggtggcgcacacctgtgaggCCAGCATTCGGGAGGGGGAgttaggcggatttctgagttcaaggccagcctggtctacagaaggagttccaggacagccagggctacacagagagaccctgtctcgaaaaaccaaaaaaagaaaaaagaaaagaaaagaaagaaagaaatgcaaacagAAAGTACTCCTATGacagtgtcaacttgacaagctCTAGATCCTctgggagacacacctctggcCATGCTTATGGGGAATTATCTTCAAAACatagttatttatttagttttttttaatgttatatgCATGAGTGCTTTGACTACATATTTGTCTGTGCACAACGTGGGCGCCAGATGCTCACAGGGGCCTGAAGAGGCACTGGCTTCTCTaggacaggagttacagatggttgcgagttgctaagcaggtgctgggaatcaaacccaatcCTCTGCAAGACGGGCTAGTGCTCCTGAATCTGCTGAGCCAGGTCCCTAGCTCCCGTGGGCAATTGTTTCGATTACGTTAATTGATATGGGGAGATCCATTCTCTGGGCAGGAGATCCTGAACCCTATAAAAATGGGTTAATGGagctgagcccccccccccccccctacacAAAGCATTCAGGCAAGCACACTCATCCCTCTGTTTCCTGATTGTGGGTGCCACGTGACCAGCTACTTCCAGCTGGACTGCATCTCGAGCTACCAGATAAAACAAACCCATTCTCCCTCGAGCTGCTTTTGTGGAGGTGTTTTCATTGTagcaacagaaaaaagaaactaagacctTCTTCCTGACAGAGTCCGGGCTaactcacaggaccaaggcctcgGCCGGGGAATAGTGAGGCAGCCTCTCCTCCAGCCGGCCCAGGCAAGGCTTGCTTGGAGCGGAATGTGTTTTTCCGGTTCTGTCTCCCGTCGTGGGGCTGGGAAGCTGCCTTTGAAGTGCAGGTGCTGTAAACAGCTGCGGCAGGCACAGGGCCCTGCTCGGCCCTCCTGGCCCAGGCAGGCGGGATGCCTGCAGGGCTGCCGCTGCTTGCAGAACACTCCCTCCCCATCACTTTGTCACAGAGGTGGGAACCCCTGCCAGGCACCCGAACCTGGAGGAACAGCAGGCATAGGTGTCTTTGTTCCTCTACAGGCTGGTAGCTCCTCCCTAACCCTCAGGAGTTTTCACAAGTCCCGGAGGAGAAGGTTGCTGCCTCTGGTGGAGTCTGTTTGTGGTACAGGTCTGTCTCCAACAGACAAAGAAGGGGAGCAGGAGTTTGTGAAACCCAGAAGAAAGGTGCCTCCATGATGTCACcttgccctcctctctcttcAAGTACCTTCTAAAGTTTGTCTGTTGTGTGGCTGTCCTCCtgaggaaaaccaaaaccaaagccaaaccagccaaccaaccaaacaaaaatcccacCAGCCAGGACAAAGGGCTAATTCTGCCAGAAGAACTTTCCAAAATACCAGCCCACCCTGAGCCAGCCCCCTAGAAGCACCCGGGTTCCTCAGGATTTGACAAGAACCTGGCATCAGAGTCTCTCTCTTGGTTTGAAAACCCACTCGCATGCCCAATCTCGCAATAGCACTCAACCTTTCTGAGCCCAGACTCCCCATCCAGAAAATGAGGATGGGTTTTCCCTACTAATGTTGTTGACTCATTTCAAGTGGACCTATCTCCGGGTCCACCTAACGCAGGCTCACCCGTCCATGCTCAGTCGCTGCTTCTCCTCGGGCTGTGAGCTTCCTGAGGAAGGAGACCTAGCTTCCTTGTCCCTCAGTAACCAGTACTGCTTAGCACAGGAGGGGCAACAGAAGCAGGGTGACAATGATGAAGAAAGGCTCTTAACACaggccttacacacacacacacacacacacacacacacagagtgttggcatttagtctaggttccactccacagttacctggcaacaccaTGTGtgtctgactcactataaaagggactgcttctctctctctctctctctctctctctctctctctctctctctctctctctctctctctctctctctctctctctcctctctcttatctttttataaaacacaacaggggggttaggggaggagaggagaggaggagggtaggaaaggggaggggagagtcaGTGTGGACAAGAAGAGGCTGTTATTTCTGCCCCCAAACTAGTAAGAAATAAAAACTGTCTACTGGGGCCTGTGGTCAGGTGGCTCGTAGGGATCAATCCCAGCATCCCTCTACACCTTGATTCAAGCCACCTTGgtacgccgggcggtggtggtacacacctgtaatctcagcactctgggaggcagaggcaggcagatttctgagttcgaggccagcctggtctacagagtgagttccaggacagccagggctatacggagaaaccctgtctcgaaaaaactaaatcaaaaacaaaaacaaaaaccaagccacCTTGGTGCAGTCAGTGTTTCATCTCGTCCCAGACTCTTCGTTAAGCATGTGGTTCTAAGAGTCAAGGATCCTCTAGGGCTTCAGAAATCCCACCTTCTGCTCTAGAAGGCTCGGAAAGAATAAAGCAAGACATGTCTTACCTAGTCTGCAAGGAGAGGAAGTGATATTCATGCAATTAGGCTTTGGATGGAAATACTATTTTCGGACAAGCAacaactttttatatattttaaagatttctttttttaaaaaatacttttatgtgtgtgtgccgcATGCATGCAGGAACCTCAAGGCGGGAGGGCATGAGgccccatggaactggagttatagcagAGATGAGTTGCCCGATGGGGGTTCTAAGAAATGAACGGAGCTAGGCTCTCTACAAGAGCATTAAAATTCTTAACGCTGAGCTTTTCCCAACAATTTTCTAAACACAAACAAATCCCAAACGTTATTTGGACAGCAgaaaagcctttaatcccaagcagcacacaggaggaggaggcaggtggagagAACGCGGCACTGAGGCAGGATGCCAAACCAGGCAGGAACATCTCCAGATCCATGACCGTCCTAGGGGAAAGTTGCAAAGATTATTTCCCCAAATGGCCCCACAAAAGGACTTTGCAAATATCGTTCCTCCTAAGTTATCAGGCCGAGGAAGCCTCGACCCCGCTGGTCCTCGATGCTGTCTAGATCTGCATCTGAGATCTTCATGTCCTCCTGGAAGGGTCCCACCGAGGCTTCAGAGGCCCTTGCGCCTGCGCACTCTTCTCTGCGGACTGGCCAGCGGCCCGTGGTGCGGTGCGCATGCGTATGGCTAGAGCGACAGGGCAGGAGGCCTCAGAGCGGCTCTCCGCGGACAGCATGGCGTTCGCGCCTGTGGGGCCCGAGGCCTCGTTCTTCGACGCCGTGGATCGGCACAGGGCTTCCCTGCTGGCCATGCTGAAGAGAGACGCAGGGGAGACCCCTGCCGGGGCCACCCGCGTGGCCTCTAGGTACAGCAGCTCGGCAGGGCCATGGAAAGCCCGGGAAGGTTCCTCATGGCGCCGAGGTGGCTGCCGCGAGGAGAGTCTCGGAGGCCACGCCCGAGCCCCGAAGTCTGTGCTCCTTAGTGCTCCCCGATGGTGACCACTTCCCTGCACACCCGGAAGTTTCTAGAATGTTCTGGGCGCATCCCTCTGGCTTAGTTCCTAGGTTTATCAGTATCCTATATAGTGAGAGAGCTTGAGACTCGGTTTGGATTTATATGttaactttttttaaatgaaaactgggctttaatctcagcacccgggagactgaggcagggggtctctgagtttgacaccagtagttccagaacagccagggctgaggATGGAGAAACTCCgtgttgaaaatttaaaatttatatatataaagtatatatattatataaaataaataaatatattttattatatatagcataaaataatatatgataatacatttatattaatataatatcagttataatgtattaatatataatattgatGTATAAATTAATAggtattattatataaattatatataagtatataaaatatatttaaatattaaaatatataatataaaatatatacaaatatataacttGTATGtcatataatattaaaatttatatatgaaatgtatatgtaaatatgtatatataagatatttaaatagttattataaatatataaaatatataaatatttatatataaaataggtTTGGGGGTGAGGgatagaagaggaaagagaaagtgaaaagtTTTTACTCTGAACTACCACTAATTTCTCAGAACTAACAAGGACATCAACACATTTTAAGTAATaataagacattttattttgacGGGAGCAGATGAACATATTGTAAGTGATTTCTTCATAATCAACTACAGAGACTCTCCTATGGTTCACCTGGCTATATGTTAGCCTTCAATATTTACCCCAACTGTTCcaaactttgaaaaaaatgtgttaaaaaatACTAAATGTTTTAAGATCcattttctgatgtatttttctCCCAGTAGAAATGTTGAAAATTGCGTGGATGTTAAAACTCAACATTTTGCCCATCTTCTTTGTTTAACTTGGTTTTCCTCCCTAGACAATATGCCCAAGGTTgcttaaaatgattattttttgaaaCTGATGGTTTTTGAAATTAACAGCCAGCTGGAGAAAGCCGGGTCAGTCTTGATATTTTGTGGTAAAGTGGCATGATTTATGTGGCCAAGTCAACTATTTAGTACAAAACTcatcattttttcccttttcttgtaGTGATTAAAATTTTTCCATTGAatcactaaaatttaaaaatggttaATTTTTAGGCATGTTATCAATTTTAGGGCAATGTGCTACaagaaagtgtgtatgtgtgtgggtgagcACACTCTTGCAGGGGCGTATATGTGTGTTAATGTTTCTGCATTGCGTTCTTTGGAAGGAAGTTCAAAGCTAGTCTTACATCATCCTCAGTTAAAACATTTATAGTAGTATTTCAAGCCAAGTCTACATTGAAGTTCAGCGACATTGAAGTAAGTTAATGTGagcaaagaaaaaatgtatttgtaagtTATATTAGTTCGTCATTAATGCAAAAGGGTTCTTTGAAAGATGAATGTACAGGTAAAGCTAATGTTTTGTAAGTAAGCACTGTGAGAAGAACTGTTGGGATGCATGCCGAGGTAAGAGTTTAGTAAGAGATGGTTATTGACAGGTGTTTCCGAGTCttagaaagacaaacagaagcgaggtgtggtggcccacacctgcaatcccagtacccAAGAGACCAAGGCAGGTTTAtgggtttgaggccatcctggacttcatggtgagttccaggctagccttgtcaACCttgtgaaaccttgtctccaaaagcaagacagaacaacaaaaatataatgaaataaaagaaattgtgCCAGGTGGTAGATGTCCACGCCTTTAATTTCAgtactcgggaggtagaggcaggcagatctcttgagtctgaggtcagctgggtctacagaatgagttccaggacagccagggctacacagagaaaccctgttggggTCAGGGCTGGGAGGTTGTCTTTGTATTGATCTGGGAGATGTTACATGGTATAAAAATGAATCACAGTGTGTTTATTGTTTCAGTTCTGAGGTTCTTACATCTATAGAAAATGTTATCCAAGACATAATCAAAAGCTTGGCAAGAAATGAAGTGCCTGCCTTCACAATAGACAACAGATCGAGCTGGGAAAACATAACGTGGGCATTCTGcaattttatttctacattttaaaatgatgtgtgtttgtgctcctctgtgtgtgtgtgtgtgtgtgtgtgtgtgtgtatacctgaaAGTGCCCATGCCTGTAAGTCCCcacggaagagggtgtcagatcacttggagctggaattacagactctTGGGAAGGCACCTGATGttgagtcctgggaactgaaaccGTCCTGTACAAGAGCAGCATGCACTCAGCTGcccagccagctctccagtccctgaggtttcatttatttgagacagggtctcaccatattccctagctggcctggaacttacaatgtagatcaggctggcctcaaatttacagagatcttcctgtctctccctcccgcgtgctgggattaaaaacttgtgccaccatgcctggcccctgaaattttgttttaaaatttagtacCTATGTTGTTATTTCAATTACAGTCACGCGTTATTCTTTTTATCCTCTTTACTTGCCCCATAAAAATTAGTAGGTTTACAAAATCCATGCTCCACAGGAGGTTTACATAAACTAGAAGTCTGTGTGAGAGATAAGGCAAGGACAAGCAGGTTAGCAACTGAGGGAGGGAAAGGTTCAAGGTCTGTTTGCCCTAGTTCAAAACATCCAGACTTCTctgcacgggggggggggggggggggggggggtgggggacaccCTGCGGTGTGACCGGCTGCCAGGTTGCTAAGGCCCGCCATCGCTCAGACAGCTGTGTTTGGTGTTGCCATTGCAGACCCCAGAGCATGCATTCGGGACGCAGCACGGGTGAGGCTCAGACCTTATCCCTGTCCGTCCTCGCACTGCTTGCTCTGGGAGTTTTATCCAAGTTCTCCAGTCTAGTGACAAATGGTGGGCCTTTCTAGCCTGTATCACCTTCTCTACCAAAGGACAGATGCTTCACAGACTTTGAAAGTTACCAAAGAACAGGGTGAGGAGATGCTTTCTAAGTATCATTTCTAAGCATAAGCTGTATCCTTGGACAATGTCTTTTGAAAAACACATCTCACACAGCTTCCAAGCAGTTGCCTTGTGCCTGGTGCCTTCTGCTGCCTTTAGGAGAGCCAGGGAGGTTCCGCTCAACAAGTCAATACCAGTAGTTCACACAATGTCACTTTGTGAAtaagttgaaataaaatatttcaaaaactatTAAGTTGAGCCAACTTATTAACTGACAACAAGCAATGacaaaatgattaaaatacataataGTAAAGTATGTGTAAGTACTTAATACACATTGTCGCCCACcaagagctacacacacacaccacactgaaGTCTGTTTAGTACACTTAACCCTTAGCTAGTCACCTAGTCACTACCTGCAGTGACTTAAGCCTTCCCGCATTCCTAAACTCCAGTACCCACACACAGAAGCGATGTGATGTGGGGGGGCAGCTGAGTGGCTGAAGCACTGGTTGTGTGAGTGGGAGCGGACGTGTGAGGCTGCCCCGCCCCCATAAAAGCTAACTCTGGCATGtggctgtaatcccagggctggggaggaggaCGCAGGCAGGCCCTGCGGCTTGCAGGCCACCCAGTCTACAGTAACTGGTGAGCCCCAGAACAATGAGACAGATGGGCGGTACCCACAGAACGCTTCTCAAAGGccggcctctggcctctgcgcaTGTATACGTGATATGCAGAAGATCACCCAAGTGTGCGTTTGCTATTCAGGAGTTAAGTCCTTCTCATTCTGTTCCTTTGTTTTGAACAAAACGACAGGTTTGATGATTCTGTCGGCCTTCAGATGATACCTCAGTGTACCAccagaaaaatcaaaagcaatTCACCAAAATCAGTTAAAAAATTTGGTAAGTTTGATGGCATTGAGTGATCAGGAAAAAATGACCAAGCTCTAGTTATTTCTAGATCTTAGCTGTTTTTAGTCAGATAGCTTCACATGTTCTTTAGTAGGTAACTTGgccttaaaataaattttgaagcTTTTTGATGTCAGTAATATCAGAACATTCTGCACTCAATGTAGGCATGCTGTTCTACGTTCGTGTTTCGGGGGATTACTCTGGTTTGCTACTCAGAAAGTGCTTGATTTTACCTGACAATTATGCTTTACCTagcctttctctttttaaagtatATCAGATGGTGGAGACAGTTACAATTCTTGATAACCACTAGGCATGgggacacatacctttaatcccaggacttgggccggaggcagaggcagacagatctttgtgagctagaggccagcctggtctacaaatcgagGTTCTGAGacagcagagaaaccctgtctcaataaataaataaataaataaataaataaataaataaataaataaatacaaaaaaaacccaaaaaagttTTTGATATCATCTTTCAGAttggtaaagagagagagagagagaagtaaattgcttctgtcttattttccAGCTCTAATTCTGAAAATATTGTCCATGATTTATAAATTAATACAGAGCAACACTTATGCAACCAAGAGGTAAATATATTGTTCTGGCAAATTCATCTTCAAAAAATACAATGCAGTGTGGgatttaaattaacttttttacttttaaatttaatgtgcatgggtgttttgcctgcgtgtgtgcctgtgcaccacatgtactCCTGGTAtctgaaggagccagaagatggtGGCAGTCCTCCTGGAACAAGAGCTACAGATatttgtgagctactatgtggtgctgggaattgaacccaggtcctctgaaagagcagtcagtgctcttaaccactgagccatccctccagttcCCATTAACTCTTAAAATATCTGTGAAAAGCCCTGAAGCTGGAGCCCGGGTGATGAGTAGCTCCCCCCTGTATGCTGTTCCCTGCAGCGTGTGTTCCCTGCAGTGTCCTGGGTCTGTCACAGCCCCGGAGTGCATGCTCACCAGTGTTGACCTTCCGTTTGATAGAGACATCTACTACACCGACAGCCAGCTCTTTGGGAACCAGGCTGCGGTGGACAGCATTATTGATGACATCTCCTGTATGCTGAAAGTGCCCAGGAGGAGTCTGCACGTGGTGAGCCACTCCAAGTACAAACACTGCCACAGAACAAAAAAGGGAGCTGCCTTAGTCCCAGAGCAGAGtcttagaggcagagggaggggtcaGCAGGAGCCACGCAGTGAATCTTGACCTGGGGATAAGTGTCTCTGCCCTTTTCATGTCATTTGATACTAAAATTTCTCAACATAACCTTAATCTGTTTCCAATGGGTTCCTTTGGTCGAATGAACCAAAGTAGGGACTGTATCAAATATTTGTATATCCTGAATACCCTTACATGCTTTCTCCTTCATCTCTCCCTAGATTCTGGTCTAAACTAAAATACAAATATCTTAACCGGTGAGCATGAGGAGAGCCCCGGAGTTACAAATAAATTGTGGCGTGTTttcaaaaatgttatttttttccagttatcTACATCCAAGGGATTGATTGCTGGCAACTTGAGATACATGGAGGAAGACGGTACCCGAGTCCAGTGTGCCGACAGTGCCACGGTgagcatcctcctgtctcacctgCTTAGAGACTCACAACCTTCCCTTTGGAATTGGACTGCATTCCTTGTTTTTGTGTATCTAATTTATTTTAAGGCTAAGACATATTTATTACTGTGTAAATATgagtatgatgtgtgtgtgtgtgtgtgtgtgtgctcacaggcGCAAGTGTGGCACAGCAcaagtgtagaggtcagaggtcagaggaccactttcAAAAccagttccttccttccactatgtgctcctgggatcaagctcaggtcagCAGGCCTATATGGCAAGcactttcacccactgagccagtgTGCTTGAACCCAGAGACTTTAAAGTAAAGCGACAGACAAATGGTGTGTGCTTTGTGGGGAGGGAAGGGCTGCATTAAGCACACAGTTTTCTTATGCTAATTTCACAGACACGTCCTTTTGAAGTGTGCTGTTAATTTCATGCAGCTTGTAGCACGGTGGCCTTTTTGAAATGGCTG
It encodes the following:
- the Spo11 gene encoding meiotic recombination protein SPO11 isoform X1 → MAFAPVGPEASFFDAVDRHRASLLAMLKRDAGETPAGATRVASSSEVLTSIENVIQDIIKSLARNEVPAFTIDNRSSWENITFDDSVGLQMIPQCTTRKIKSNSPKSVKKFALILKILSMIYKLIQSNTYATKRDIYYTDSQLFGNQAAVDSIIDDISCMLKVPRRSLHVLSTSKGLIAGNLRYMEEDGTRVQCADSATATAVPTNIQGMQNLITDAKFLLIVEKDATFQRLLDDNFCSRMSPCIMVTGKGIPDLNTRLLVKKLWDTFQIPVFTLVDADPYGIEIMCIYKYGSMSMSFDAHNLTIPTIRWLGLLPSDVKRLNIPKDRLIPLTRHDQLKLDSLLRRPYITYQPFWKKEMEMMADSKMKAEIQALTFLSSGYLSRVYLPNKLRFGGWI